Genomic segment of Salvia hispanica cultivar TCC Black 2014 chromosome 2, UniMelb_Shisp_WGS_1.0, whole genome shotgun sequence:
CAAAAAGAGTAACCTAGATTTAATTTGCGTAGTTTTCTAATATTTTCGTAATACTAGCGTAATTCTAGGTTTTAGCTTTGAATTTTCCGATCCGTGCGATTTTTCTCCCAAATCTGATTTTCTTGGCCTTTTTGTTTCCAATTGGCTTCATTCTTCATTTCGCCTCTATTAATAGAATCAGGAATTGTAATTCTATAAGGAGGCTTTTTGATACCTAGGGTTCGCTGTTCGTCGTTGCTCTATCTTCAGGCTCACTGTAAAttggtttatatttttggtacGTATGTTTCcgaattgattttttttttatttattttttttatgtttttttggtGGTTTCATATGTGGAGTTAAATCTAGGTTAGGGTTTCGTATGAAAATTGGGCGTCTTCTTTTACTTTAGCTGGATCTTGCAATAATTTAGCTGCAGAGAATAGATAGGTTCTTCAGTTgtaatatattcaattaatttgggAAAATATATCTCCCAACCTAATTGCTCTAAGTAGAAAGCAGTGAAATGAGGCATAATAACATCAAGGGAAACTTAAGATGACATGTAAAAAATGATTGCTAAAAAGAGCACAAGATAGGTATTTGGATACATTTAGTGACAATGGTGGATGTCATGAAAGGAAGTAGTAGAGTTATAAGACTGGAATGGGTTTGAGATCTGTTACTTGAATTTTTTACATTGCCTATGTTCCTTTTTACCCTAAACCCTAGATATGGTACTGTTACTGTCTGGCATAATTGGTTCAAAAtgaatactactactattatctaTATATCTCACAATGTTGAGTTTTGCGATAACTTAATACGGAATTACTTTACTGTTAAAAAGATAGTCTTACTCTTAGCAGTAGATTTTGGTAGCAAGTAGTTTTATTGTATGCACACTATTTTATCGAAAGAAGTGGTTGTGCATTGCTATAGTGCTTCATATGGAATAAAGCTTACACAAACAAGTCTTGCAGATGGCTTTGGTTGTTATTTGTGGTCAGCCTTGTAGTGGGAAGTCAACAGCCGCAGCCTGCCTGGCTGAAGCCCTTCAAGATGCAGAACCGAAGCCATCAGTTCGGATCGTTGATGAATCTTTGTTTCACCTCACACGGAACGAGGGCTATGCTAACATGCCATCAGAAAAGAATTTAAGAGGAGTTTTGAGATCTGAAGTTGATAGATCTCTGACCAGagacaatattattatagtggATTCTTTAAACAGCATAAAGGGGTACAGATACGAGCTATGGTGTCTGGCTCGTGCAGCTGGTACAAGATACTGTGTCGTGCACTGTGATACTGAAGAGACATACTGTCGGAAATGGAATGAAGAACGAAGGGATAAATCAGAGGCGACTTatgatgataaaatatttgaagatcTGGTTAGAAGATTTGAGAGGCCAGATAGCAGAAACCGTTGGGATTCACCATTGTTTGAGCTATGGCCCTCCAGAGATGGGATTGAAAAATCGTCCGCTGCCATAGTCGATGCTGTGAGATACCTGACAAAAAGAGTAGACTCAAAAACCAAGGATGTTAAAGTATTGCAGCCTACTATTGCAACACAGGGTGCACGACTAACAGAGGCGAATTCTCTCTACGAGTTGGATAGAGCAACACTTGAGGTAATGAACATGATCGTGGAAGCACAGTCCCATGCAGCCGGAGGTCCCCTCAATGGCGTGACTCTTGGGCCGGGCTTAcctagtgttgatatttcaAGGCATGTTGGCCTCCCCGAGCTGCGTAGGCTCAGGCGaactttcataaaattaaCAGGGCAGTCGAGCTTGAGTGGTCCGCCACCACCCTCAGATGCTGATAGTGCAAAGAGAATGTTTGTGGATTACTTGAACAGGGAATTAGAAAGCAATTAGTGCCAGAGAAAAATCTTCTCGACGTTCTGCAAATGCACGGCAGTGTCCATGCCGTAGAGTTTTGCATTATCCCTGGAAGCAATGCTGGAGACAAGACCTTGGAGCAACCGGGCCATGATTTTGGGATAAGGTGATTTAGCACTGTACCATTAAATTAAGCTTATTTTTCGAAGATATTGTGCTGTTTGTTTCGTGTTGTATGGTTAATGGTCAAagcatatatacatattataaCTTACTTTCCTTATCCATCTTTTGTTAGACTAGTGTTATTTGCTTCTAATCTATCTTTTGTTAGACAATGTTATTTGCTTTCAGTGTCAATTGTTTTCTACTGgatatatacaaattaaaatcattatatgctttcaaaaaattaaaatactttataagaaaattgacaaaagaaaaaatgttaaaCACATTTGcaacataattataatttatccACTTAGATGCATTATAAATGCgaataggaaaaataaaatagaagaatagattggtaaaaaaaaataatgaacaaagaaaatagGTTAAAGAGAATAACAATATTGATGAAAACTAACGATacagaaaagagaaaataagtgAATAGATTATTACTAGAAAATAATAAGTGAATAGATTCGtaccaaagaaaaaagaaaataataaacataaagAGGGTAAAAACATTGATGAAATATACACTTGAAAGagaaaattttggttttaaataGATGCTTTCCGGTGCGGATCACCTCCaacatttaataaaacatCACCTAATACACCAACAAGAAATTGACATGCGTTTTCATGgaatatatttgatttacttatcaaaaaaaaaaaaagaaattgacatgtggatattatttataaattgataaaaatactGTCACTCCAGATTTACTCACGCCAAACACCCTTACTACACTGTAAATCTCTCCCTTCCCTCACAAATTGGCAACCACCATTAAATCTCTCTTTTCCCTCTTAATTTTCAAGCATTGCTTCCTATCTGAAACTATATTGATGgtttatgattaaattcatGGTTATACAATGCACAAGAGAACAAATATGTAAAAAGAATGTTTTGGGGTACAGTCGTACCTCTTTGTTCTAACATAGATCCGCCATTGGTTATTTCACTTCCAGTCACATCTTAGAATGAAGCTTGACAAGTCTTTTACCTCCAGATCAAATTTCAAGACAATTGGATAACGTTTGGACCTCCGATGATAGTAAAAACCGAGACTGTGTTGTGCAGGAAATTTGAGTACAATTTTCCCCCTTCGTTCGCTTTTTTCTGTGTCTTTTGTTAACATGGACGGTTCCTACCATAAAGGTGgttttatatgttttaattagatctatttaaatagttaCATGAATCAATTTCATTGGAATTTTTTTACAAGTTGGGAGGCCTAATAACCCAATAAAAAGCAAGTAAGAtaaatagttaatttttttaatataatcaatCAAAGTTTTGcatagtatttctttttcaaaataattaccAGTTCACATGAACATAatgatttcaaaataaaatgttaccAAGTCCAAAAAGGGACTTCAATGGACTTTCCAACGATTTATGGTTTAGTGTCGTATAGGAAGGCCCCGCCAATTCCATCATTGTAGGTTGCAGGGATCTGATTTACTCGGGTCATTTTACCGAGATTTCTTTAGAGGTATAAAAATGATGGATGGTCAATCTCACATCATTTGACAAAATATAAGAAACCAAAGAATTATGGATTTATAACTCAAGATCTACAcaatattacaatttacaacCAATCATTATATATCTAAAACTATATAACCACTAGAACAATAAGATGCACAATGACACATGTTACAGAAGACATATTATGATTGAGTGTCGCACACACATAAACAACGCGCGATATACCATTATATGGAATATATATCGGACTGGTTGACCGGTTAACtagtttcaaattttcataaatcctaGAACTGGAACCGGCCGGTTAAGAACCGGTAGGTCGAACTGAAActgatgtgtaattttaatccgaatttattataattttaaatagttcaatattagtaaaataataatccaatatctggaaatataacaaataatacctaaaaattcaaataaatacacaaaaaatacaaactaacaatacaataatattcatatatgggtAAGATTGATATCAAGTATAGTAGCTCGGCCGGACTAATTTATGTTGgcaattcttttataaaaaaaaagagttctaaaatttagcatttttttaagaggagttttaaaaattgaattccctttttctttttcttttttgctaaataaatattcattggAATTTCCAATACTAATTTATCTTATTGTAACTTTTTGGTTTAATACGGAATAGTTAATAAATCATTCATAAACAGGTTAAAATCgtatattaaatgaattgttacatatatttgttataaagttaaatttctatcatatgaaatgatatattgtatttgtatagtgtttttggaaattaaaaacaaacttatgatgtTCCACTCAGAGGTATAATGGTCATTTCACATAAAAAATCAAGGGCTAGTATTAACACAtgtgatttttgaatttgaagtaGAAATCAGTTCACTCTATCACagatttacttcactataacaAGGCGGGGTATAATGGCCatttcacataaaaaattagGGTTACACTCTAATTAGTCTCTCATTTATGAAAATCATGTCTCCCGCtcgattctctcttctcttctcttcttctcgtTCTCCCACGATCGATTTATTCTCACTCAACGTCAACGCCGTCGCCGTTGCCTCATTCCGTTATCGTCAACATTCCTACCGATTTAGAACTCAACGTTCCACTGTTGTCAAGATCGAACAAATGTAATCAAAACATAAAGATTtctcaaaaatataataaatcattTCTACCGATTTAGAACTCATTTTCCGTTAAcatttcttcatcttatttaaatataataagtatATGATGCATGCCATATagttattttggtttttttaatatcagtGAAATGTATAGAGCTTAAAGTGAACTAATAAATGCTAAGAGTGAAGTGTTTTACCTTTGCAATGAATCAGTTTATGGTGATTGGTGAGTGAAGTATATGATGTATGTCTTAtagtattttgtattttctgaTTTAAGTGAAGTGTATAGACCTTAGAGTGAAATATATGATGATTGTTACTATGGTGAGCGGAAACAAGATTGAAAATGTATTGCCTAAAAGAAGCAATAATGAAGTGTTTTACCTTTGCAATGAATCAGTTTATGGTGATTGGTGAGTGAAGTATATGATGTATGTCTTAtagtattttgtattttctgaTTTAAGTGAAGTGTATAGACCTTAGAGTGAAATATATGATGATTGTTACTATGGTGAGCGGAAACAAGATTGAAAATGTATTGTCTAAAAGAAGCAATAAGAGAATACTCCAAAGGCTAAGAGCAAAGTATTGCAGTGCATTAATGTTGTCGGAAACAAACTATTAGTCATTGAATAACTTGGTGAGAACATCAAAGCATATTCAAGATTGTAGCAACAATATCAAgatagatgtggaaaaatgattgTAAACTTTAAACGTCTCACTCATAATATGTGTCATTTAGTTCAATATAAAACTCATccatttcaattaaattcaatattatgttGATTATTTACTCCACTACAGAGCATATTTGCTTCACTATAAAGCATAT
This window contains:
- the LOC125203560 gene encoding protein KTI12 homolog, with the translated sequence MALVVICGQPCSGKSTAAACLAEALQDAEPKPSVRIVDESLFHLTRNEGYANMPSEKNLRGVLRSEVDRSLTRDNIIIVDSLNSIKGYRYELWCLARAAGTRYCVVHCDTEETYCRKWNEERRDKSEATYDDKIFEDLVRRFERPDSRNRWDSPLFELWPSRDGIEKSSAAIVDAVRYLTKRVDSKTKDVKVLQPTIATQGARLTEANSLYELDRATLEVMNMIVEAQSHAAGGPLNGVTLGPGLPSVDISRHVGLPELRRLRRTFIKLTGQSSLSGPPPPSDADSAKRMFVDYLNRELESN